The Capsicum annuum cultivar UCD-10X-F1 unplaced genomic scaffold, UCD10Xv1.1 ctg25619, whole genome shotgun sequence genomic interval TTAGGGTAGGATCTTTCCCCTTTTAGTATAATATGATAAGATCTAATGATACGATTCATaagataaattaatatttaaacaCAAATATAATATCCCAACATCACTTTTAGTACCCACTTTATAACTcacttatttttatttactttacaggaagtaaggaataattttgtatttttttgaaatagcTAGTCCCCATGCCTTAGATATGATTTTGCTATCTGCCCTTTCGCTCCTTTTGGATAAAATCCACCGGGTTTATTCTCTTTTCCACTTCCATACACTATTCTTAATATTTCTTTCGGCGTTCTGTCGAAGGCCATCGAGTACTTGTCCCCTGTAAATAATGGTATAACCACAtcgacaaaaaaaaattcaattgagCACTTTTAACTAAAAATCTCTTTTGTCTGTATAAATCaatattagttttattaatatatatatatatatatattgatatatatatgtaaggaatacactatatcaaaatatttatttggccACTACCTGCAAGTACATTTCCCCTTATCCTCCCTTCAGCACCTACTTTCGGTTTCACATTAGGTCCTTCATCTTTAATTCCATGGCGTCCCAGTTTGTTCCTCAGCTTTGATATTCGATTTGTGAACTCTGCTACTGTAATCCCATA includes:
- the LOC107856274 gene encoding desiccation-related protein PCC13-62-like, which codes for FGWQLVAGLLGVESGQDAVLRALLYERGREKVEPYGITVAEFTNRISKLRNKLGRHGIKDEGPNVKPKVGAEGRIRGNVLAGDKYSMAFDRTPKEILRIVYGSGKENKPGGFYPKGAKGQIAKSYLRHGD